One genomic region from Ornithinicoccus hortensis encodes:
- a CDS encoding alanine/glycine:cation symporter family protein — translation MTFPGLLLPATDAADKPGILEKIDNGANAVFEPLNYWANEIIFWSPEWFPMPWVVIWMVAGAIIITCYLGFIQARGIPTAFDTIRGKFSRPDDPGEIPHFQALTSAVSGTVGLGNIAGVGAAVTLGGAGATFWMILAGLFGMATKFAECTLGVKYRDVYEDGTVAGGPFKYLPVAFRKFPKPVSVGLTGLFAIAILFFGVGGGNMFQANQTYAQVVNVTGGEDSFLANPGAGVIFGLVLAALIGLVIIGGIQSIGAVTSRLVPFMGIMYVLACLTVILGNASRIPSGLLDIVTGAFNPDALTGGFIGVLIVGMQRAFFSNEAGLGSAPIAHSAVKTRRPVSEGFVALFEPFIDTVIICTITALTITMADTAFYNETREALAADENYEYGGGVTVTSDAMESVIGWFPYVLALAVALFAISTLITWSYYGNQAWAFFFGRSKTSTLVYRIVFLSLTVAGCVLSFTEVLGFADAFLFVCGFVNILGVYMLLPVIKKEMKEFLEDRKSGKLAAYGRGEIATMDEVRPGSAGGEGHDAAEALGRR, via the coding sequence ATGACATTTCCAGGGCTTCTCCTGCCGGCGACGGACGCAGCGGACAAACCGGGCATCCTCGAGAAGATCGACAACGGGGCCAACGCCGTCTTCGAGCCCCTCAACTACTGGGCCAACGAGATCATCTTCTGGTCGCCGGAATGGTTCCCGATGCCCTGGGTGGTCATCTGGATGGTCGCCGGCGCCATCATCATCACCTGCTACCTGGGCTTCATCCAGGCACGGGGTATCCCGACCGCCTTCGACACGATCCGCGGCAAGTTCTCCCGCCCGGACGACCCGGGGGAGATCCCGCACTTCCAGGCGTTGACGTCGGCCGTGTCCGGGACGGTCGGCCTGGGCAATATCGCCGGCGTCGGGGCCGCGGTCACCCTCGGTGGTGCGGGGGCCACCTTCTGGATGATCCTGGCCGGCCTGTTCGGCATGGCCACCAAGTTCGCCGAGTGCACCCTGGGTGTGAAGTACCGGGACGTGTACGAGGACGGCACCGTCGCCGGCGGCCCGTTCAAGTACCTGCCGGTGGCCTTCCGCAAGTTCCCCAAACCAGTCTCCGTCGGTCTGACCGGCCTGTTCGCCATCGCGATCCTGTTCTTCGGCGTCGGCGGCGGCAACATGTTCCAGGCCAACCAGACCTATGCCCAGGTGGTCAACGTCACCGGTGGTGAGGACAGCTTCCTGGCCAACCCCGGCGCGGGGGTGATCTTCGGCCTCGTCCTGGCCGCCCTGATCGGCCTGGTCATCATCGGCGGCATCCAGTCGATCGGTGCGGTGACCAGCCGGCTGGTCCCGTTCATGGGCATCATGTATGTGCTGGCCTGCCTCACCGTGATCCTGGGCAACGCCTCCCGCATCCCCAGCGGTCTACTGGACATCGTGACCGGCGCATTCAACCCCGACGCCCTGACCGGCGGGTTCATCGGCGTGCTGATCGTCGGGATGCAGCGGGCGTTCTTCTCCAACGAGGCCGGCCTCGGTTCGGCACCGATCGCCCACTCGGCGGTCAAGACCCGTCGGCCGGTCTCCGAGGGCTTCGTCGCCCTGTTCGAGCCGTTCATCGACACCGTGATCATCTGCACCATCACGGCGCTGACCATCACCATGGCCGACACCGCGTTCTACAACGAGACGCGGGAGGCGCTGGCCGCCGACGAGAACTACGAGTACGGCGGCGGGGTGACGGTCACCTCCGACGCGATGGAGTCTGTCATCGGGTGGTTCCCGTACGTGCTCGCGCTCGCGGTGGCCCTGTTCGCGATCTCCACGTTGATCACCTGGTCCTACTACGGCAACCAGGCGTGGGCTTTCTTCTTCGGCCGCAGCAAGACCTCCACGTTGGTCTACCGGATCGTCTTCCTGAGCCTCACCGTGGCCGGCTGTGTGCTGTCCTTCACCGAGGTCCTCGGCTTCGCCGATGCCTTCCTGTTCGTCTGTGGCTTCGTGAACATCCTCGGGGTGTACATGCTGCTCCCGGTCATCAAGAAGGAGATGAAGGAGTTCCTGGAGGACCGCAAGAGCGGCAAGCTCGCGGCCTACGGGCGAGGTGAGATCGCGACGATGGATGAGGTCCGCCCAGGCAGCGCCGGCGGCGAGGGCCACGACGCCGCGGAGGCCCTGGGCCGGCGGTGA
- the valS gene encoding valine--tRNA ligase — protein MTNSPTPSLRPARLPDKPTVDGLEEKWAQVWREQDTYAFDREAALQAPRERIFAVDTPPPTASGSLHLGHVFGYTQADCLARYHRMTGKHVFYPIGWDDNGLPTERRVQNYYGVRGDATLPHDPDFTPPHRGGDAKSAKAANQVPIGRANFIELCEELTVLDEQTFEDTFRRLGLSLDWNVQYRTIDDRSRAVAQQAFLRNLARGEAYQAEAPGLWDITFQTAVAQAELEARDYPGHYHRVAFHRPDGERVYIETTRPELVPAVVALIAHPDDERYAGLFGSTVRSPLFGVEIPVLAHPLAEMDKGAGIAMCCTFGDLTDVQWWRELSLPTRSVVTRNGRLQAEVPHWLADGPGADLYAEELAGKTTFSARAAVVEALRASGDLDGEPTATQRKANFFEKGDKPLEIVTSRQWYIRNGGKEEDLRTDLVGRGDQIDFHPAFMRSRYRNWVEGLNGDWLISRQRFFGVQFPVWYAVDAEGETDYETVLTPQEGRLPVDPVTDVPDGYTEDQRDQPGGFTADTDVMDTWATSSLSPQIAAGWPVADHPDGTLGNDRDLFAKVFPYDMRPQGHDIIRTWLFATVVRAHYEHDSVPWSDAYINGWILDPDRKKMSKSKGNATTPLGMLEEHGTDAVRYWAAAARPGVDTVDDPAQIKVGRRLAIKVLNASKFALGMGLRDGAGDSAAVQPEELATLVGRVTEPLDKAMVTALAEVVAAATTAYEAFDYSKALDVTEAFFWSFCDNYLELVKDRAYGTDPALDPAAVQSARAALQVALDVLLRLLAPVLSFATEEVWSWWHEGSVHTAPWPTVEELAPATDGDPAMLPAVGAALAGIRKAKSEAKVSMRTEVSAATVAGPGPDVERVRAALGDLTAAGKVTGKVAFATAEVFQVDGVELVTA, from the coding sequence ATGACGAACTCCCCCACTCCATCCCTGCGTCCGGCCCGGCTGCCGGACAAGCCGACCGTCGACGGCCTCGAGGAGAAGTGGGCGCAGGTATGGCGCGAGCAGGACACCTACGCGTTCGACCGGGAGGCGGCGCTGCAGGCCCCCCGGGAACGCATCTTCGCGGTGGACACCCCGCCGCCCACGGCCAGCGGCAGCCTCCACCTGGGCCACGTCTTCGGCTACACGCAGGCCGACTGCCTGGCCCGCTACCACCGGATGACCGGCAAGCACGTCTTCTACCCGATCGGCTGGGACGACAACGGGCTGCCGACGGAGCGTCGGGTGCAGAACTACTACGGCGTGCGCGGTGACGCGACGCTGCCGCACGACCCGGACTTCACGCCCCCGCACCGGGGCGGGGATGCCAAGTCCGCCAAGGCCGCCAACCAGGTGCCGATCGGCCGGGCCAACTTCATCGAGCTCTGTGAGGAGCTCACCGTCCTGGATGAGCAGACCTTCGAGGACACCTTCCGCCGGCTCGGGCTGAGCCTGGACTGGAACGTGCAGTACCGGACCATCGACGACCGTTCCCGGGCCGTCGCCCAGCAGGCCTTCCTGCGCAACCTGGCCCGTGGGGAGGCCTACCAGGCCGAGGCGCCCGGGCTGTGGGACATCACCTTCCAGACGGCGGTCGCCCAGGCCGAGCTGGAGGCCCGCGACTACCCGGGCCACTACCACCGGGTCGCCTTCCACCGTCCCGACGGCGAGCGGGTCTACATCGAGACCACCCGGCCGGAGCTGGTGCCCGCGGTGGTGGCGCTGATCGCCCACCCCGACGACGAGCGGTATGCCGGGTTGTTCGGCAGCACCGTACGCTCCCCCCTGTTCGGGGTCGAGATCCCGGTGCTCGCCCACCCGTTGGCGGAGATGGACAAGGGCGCCGGCATCGCGATGTGCTGCACCTTCGGTGACCTCACCGACGTGCAGTGGTGGCGCGAACTGTCGCTGCCGACCCGCTCGGTGGTCACCCGCAACGGGCGGCTGCAGGCGGAGGTGCCGCACTGGTTGGCCGACGGTCCCGGCGCGGACCTGTATGCCGAGGAGCTGGCCGGCAAGACCACGTTCAGCGCCCGCGCCGCCGTGGTCGAGGCGCTGCGGGCCTCCGGCGATCTGGACGGGGAGCCGACCGCGACCCAGCGCAAGGCCAACTTCTTCGAGAAGGGCGACAAGCCGCTGGAGATCGTCACCAGCCGGCAGTGGTACATCCGCAACGGCGGCAAGGAGGAGGACCTGCGCACCGACCTGGTGGGCCGCGGCGACCAGATCGACTTCCACCCGGCGTTCATGCGCTCGCGCTACCGCAACTGGGTCGAGGGGCTCAACGGCGACTGGCTGATCAGCCGGCAGCGCTTCTTCGGGGTGCAGTTCCCGGTCTGGTACGCCGTGGACGCCGAGGGCGAGACCGACTACGAGACGGTGCTCACCCCGCAGGAGGGGCGGCTCCCGGTCGACCCGGTGACCGACGTCCCGGACGGCTACACCGAGGACCAGCGGGACCAGCCGGGCGGCTTCACCGCCGACACCGACGTGATGGACACCTGGGCCACCTCCTCGCTGTCCCCGCAGATCGCCGCCGGCTGGCCGGTGGCCGACCACCCGGACGGCACGCTGGGCAACGACCGCGACCTGTTCGCCAAGGTCTTCCCGTACGACATGCGGCCCCAGGGCCACGACATCATCCGCACCTGGCTGTTCGCCACCGTGGTCCGGGCGCACTACGAGCACGACTCGGTGCCGTGGAGCGACGCCTACATCAACGGCTGGATCCTGGACCCGGACCGCAAGAAGATGTCCAAGTCCAAGGGCAACGCCACCACCCCGCTGGGGATGCTGGAGGAGCACGGCACGGACGCCGTCCGCTACTGGGCGGCCGCGGCCCGGCCCGGGGTCGACACCGTCGACGACCCGGCCCAGATCAAGGTCGGGCGACGGCTGGCGATCAAGGTGCTCAACGCCAGCAAGTTCGCCCTCGGCATGGGGCTGCGCGACGGCGCCGGCGACTCCGCGGCGGTGCAGCCGGAGGAGCTGGCGACCCTGGTCGGCCGGGTCACCGAGCCGCTGGACAAGGCGATGGTCACCGCCCTGGCCGAGGTCGTCGCCGCCGCCACCACGGCATACGAGGCGTTCGACTACTCCAAGGCGCTGGACGTCACCGAGGCCTTCTTCTGGAGCTTCTGCGACAACTACCTGGAGCTGGTCAAGGACCGGGCCTATGGCACGGACCCCGCCCTCGACCCCGCGGCGGTCCAGTCCGCGCGGGCGGCCCTGCAGGTCGCGCTCGACGTGCTGCTGCGGCTGCTGGCGCCGGTGCTGTCGTTCGCGACCGAGGAGGTCTGGTCGTGGTGGCACGAGGGGTCGGTGCACACCGCGCCGTGGCCCACCGTGGAGGAGCTGGCGCCGGCCACCGACGGCGACCCGGCGATGCTGCCCGCCGTCGGCGCGGCGCTGGCCGGGATCCGCAAGGCCAAGTCGGAGGCGAAGGTCAGCATGCGCACCGAGGTCTCGGCCGCCACGGTGGCCGGACCGGGCCCCGACGTCGAGCGGGTCCGCGCCGCGCTCGGCGACCTCACCGCCGCGGGCAAGGTGACCGGCAAGGTCGCCTTCGCCACGGCCGAGGTCTTCCAGGTCGACGGGGTGGAGCTGGTCACCGCATAG
- a CDS encoding DUF4129 domain-containing protein, whose protein sequence is MQRGIGRAKGGAAAAVVALGLLILLWGTGEGRGLVRPPQGDAELPGPGEVPTLSPPPDVAAVTTSASEGDGMPAIDWGQVAIALFLILVLGIVLKWLLSRDWEQDHTELDDEPVGDRELLLEATGEAARARVLAEGDPRNAVVACWVALEDAAERGGMLRDPAETSAEFTRRVLTTWSVDEPTLDELAALYREARFSRREITPDHRDRAVAAMESVHDQLRHAREVG, encoded by the coding sequence ATGCAGCGGGGCATCGGTAGGGCCAAGGGTGGCGCGGCGGCTGCCGTGGTCGCCCTCGGCCTGCTGATCCTGCTGTGGGGCACCGGTGAGGGCCGCGGCTTGGTCCGCCCCCCGCAGGGCGATGCGGAGCTGCCCGGCCCCGGCGAGGTCCCGACGCTGTCGCCGCCACCGGACGTGGCGGCGGTGACCACGAGCGCCTCCGAGGGCGACGGCATGCCGGCCATCGACTGGGGCCAGGTCGCCATCGCCCTGTTCCTCATCCTCGTCCTGGGAATCGTCCTGAAGTGGCTGCTCAGCCGGGACTGGGAGCAGGACCACACCGAGCTGGACGACGAACCGGTCGGTGACCGGGAACTGCTGCTGGAGGCCACCGGCGAGGCGGCCCGCGCCCGGGTCCTGGCCGAGGGCGACCCCCGCAACGCGGTGGTCGCCTGCTGGGTGGCCCTCGAGGACGCCGCCGAACGCGGCGGCATGCTGCGCGACCCCGCGGAGACCTCCGCCGAGTTCACCCGCCGGGTGCTGACGACCTGGTCGGTGGACGAGCCGACGCTCGACGAGCTGGCCGCCCTCTACCGCGAGGCCCGGTTCTCCCGGCGCGAGATCACCCCCGACCACCGGGACCGGGCCGTGGCCGCCATGGAGTCGGTGCACGACCAGTTGCGACACGCCCGCGAGGTCGGCTGA
- a CDS encoding AAA family ATPase: MSTTEPRELPIAEVSALAGAVLDRVGEAVVGKREPLSMVLAAVLAGGHVLLEDLPGLGKTLAARSFAQTLGLDFTRAQFTPDLLPADLTGAFVFDQRTSSFEFRKGPLFTGLLLADEINRTPPKTQSALLEAMQEHQVTVEGQTFPLPQPFHVLATANPVEYEGTYPLPEAQLDRFLMRVSFGYPTQDEEWDVLQRRLRRRAEDQQLAAVTDAAGLLGMQRAIETLPVEEDISRYCVALATATRSHRAVQVGASPRGSLALMLTARTYAVVQGRDYVTPEDVKAVAHPVLDHRITIKPELWMTDTGSHEVVQAALAEVPVPAARESQAAG, translated from the coding sequence GTGAGCACGACCGAGCCCAGAGAACTACCGATCGCGGAGGTCTCCGCCCTGGCCGGAGCCGTCCTGGACCGGGTCGGGGAGGCCGTGGTCGGCAAGCGGGAGCCGCTGTCGATGGTGCTGGCCGCGGTGCTGGCCGGCGGCCACGTCCTGCTGGAGGACCTGCCGGGGCTGGGCAAGACGCTGGCCGCCCGGTCCTTCGCGCAGACCCTAGGGCTGGACTTCACCCGGGCCCAGTTCACCCCGGACCTGTTGCCGGCCGACCTGACCGGGGCGTTCGTCTTCGACCAGCGCACCAGCAGCTTCGAGTTTCGCAAGGGGCCGTTGTTCACCGGGCTGCTGCTGGCGGACGAGATCAACCGGACTCCCCCCAAGACCCAGTCGGCGCTCCTGGAGGCCATGCAGGAGCACCAGGTGACGGTGGAGGGCCAGACCTTCCCGCTGCCGCAGCCGTTCCACGTGCTGGCGACCGCCAACCCGGTGGAGTACGAGGGCACCTACCCGTTGCCCGAGGCCCAGCTGGACCGCTTCCTGATGAGGGTCTCCTTCGGCTACCCCACCCAGGACGAGGAGTGGGACGTCCTGCAGCGCCGGTTGCGCCGCCGGGCCGAGGACCAGCAGCTGGCCGCGGTCACCGACGCAGCCGGGCTGCTCGGCATGCAGCGGGCCATCGAGACGCTGCCGGTCGAGGAGGACATCAGCCGCTACTGCGTCGCGCTGGCCACGGCGACGCGCTCGCACCGGGCGGTGCAGGTGGGCGCCTCCCCCCGCGGCTCGCTGGCGCTGATGCTCACCGCCCGGACGTATGCCGTGGTGCAGGGGCGCGACTACGTCACCCCCGAGGACGTCAAGGCGGTCGCCCACCCGGTGCTGGACCACCGGATCACGATCAAGCCCGAGCTGTGGATGACCGACACGGGCAGCCACGAGGTGGTGCAGGCGGCCCTGGCCGAGGTCCCGGTCCCGGCCGCCCGGGAGTCCCAGGCGGCCGGGTGA
- a CDS encoding DUF58 domain-containing protein, with product MSRHPRSDRWSVTHAHVRALFVAGLGAAAAVLGQRSDLLILVTPVLGVLVWSSLTRPGRTPARRTLLLRDSVREGDRDGLAIQVSPVPDLDLIATSVAESPFLTQRPAHGARVHLVDEEDRERGVVQVVTGVDPQRWGRRRVGPSLVGGLSPWGAFRWGPVTLEERTVLVLPTPEVFDTSAPAPHPRGLVGQHQSRRPGEGSEFASIRPFQWGDRLRRIHWPRSLRTGQLHVTSTFADQDTHVALIVDAHYDLGQSGGVHGAASTLDHSVRSAASIAEHFLRQGDRVSLQVLSERTPVRLPAGTGLRHYRRLLSHLALVQPAPQDEQAMQRHRTRMGEGTLVVMISALVSPTALTQAAALSRSGVDVLVIDALVEGVEPPGEDDALAELAWRIRLLEREREVRQIQQAGVPVVPWRGPGSLDQVLRALGSRGRRSA from the coding sequence GTGAGCAGGCATCCCCGGTCCGACCGCTGGTCGGTGACGCACGCCCACGTCCGGGCCCTGTTCGTGGCCGGCCTCGGCGCGGCCGCCGCCGTGCTGGGCCAGCGGTCCGACCTGTTGATCCTGGTCACCCCGGTGCTCGGGGTGCTGGTGTGGTCCTCGCTGACCCGGCCCGGCCGGACCCCGGCCCGCCGGACCCTGCTGCTGCGGGACTCGGTGCGCGAAGGCGACCGGGACGGGCTGGCCATCCAGGTGTCCCCCGTGCCCGACCTGGACCTGATCGCCACCTCGGTCGCCGAGTCGCCCTTCCTGACCCAGCGCCCCGCGCACGGGGCCCGCGTCCACCTGGTGGACGAGGAGGACCGGGAGCGGGGCGTGGTCCAGGTGGTGACCGGGGTGGACCCCCAGCGCTGGGGACGGCGCCGGGTCGGCCCCTCCCTGGTGGGCGGACTCAGCCCGTGGGGTGCCTTCCGTTGGGGCCCGGTCACCCTCGAGGAGCGGACCGTGCTGGTGCTGCCCACGCCGGAGGTCTTCGACACCTCGGCGCCGGCGCCGCACCCGCGCGGCCTGGTCGGCCAGCACCAGTCCCGCCGACCGGGCGAGGGCAGCGAGTTCGCCTCCATCCGGCCGTTCCAGTGGGGCGACCGGCTGCGGCGGATCCACTGGCCCCGGTCGTTGCGCACCGGCCAGTTGCACGTGACCTCGACCTTCGCCGACCAGGACACCCACGTCGCCCTGATCGTGGACGCCCACTACGACCTGGGCCAGTCCGGCGGCGTGCACGGGGCGGCCAGCACCCTGGACCACTCGGTCCGCTCCGCCGCCTCGATCGCCGAGCACTTCCTCCGGCAGGGCGACCGGGTCAGCCTCCAGGTGCTCTCCGAACGCACCCCGGTGCGGTTGCCCGCGGGCACCGGCCTGCGCCACTACCGGCGGCTGCTCAGCCACCTGGCCCTGGTCCAGCCCGCCCCCCAGGACGAACAGGCGATGCAGCGGCACCGGACCCGGATGGGCGAGGGGACGCTCGTGGTGATGATCTCCGCGCTGGTCTCCCCCACCGCGCTGACCCAGGCGGCGGCGCTCTCCCGCAGCGGGGTCGACGTGCTGGTGATCGACGCGCTGGTCGAGGGGGTCGAACCTCCCGGCGAGGACGACGCGCTGGCCGAACTGGCCTGGCGGATCCGGCTGCTGGAGCGCGAGCGGGAGGTCCGCCAGATCCAGCAGGCCGGCGTGCCGGTCGTCCCGTGGCGCGGCCCCGGCAGCCTCGACCAGGTGCTGCGGGCACTCGGCTCCAGGGGGCGGCGCAGTGCGTGA